CCAGGCATAGTCTGGGACGAGGTTGTGGGCTACCTGGTTACCATGGTTCTGGTTCCGGCTACACCGGTGTTGATTATCACCGGGTTCGTGTTCTTTCGCCTGTTTGATATCTGGAAACCGTGGCCGATTCGAAAGCTGGATGCAGGCGTGGGTGGCGGCCTGGGTATTATGCTCGATGATATACTGGCCGGCGTTTATGCAGCAGCATTTGTCCAGACAATCATGGCAGTACAAATACTACCTTCACAGTTTCTGCAATGAACCGGTCAGCATTATTCAGGCGAGCCGGTTGGCCGGCAACTCTCCGCGTTTTGTTGCTGGCTGCACTTGTACCAGGGCTGTTCCAACCCGCCTTTGCCGCACCGGTCGGCAAGGCACTTTCTGCGGCAGTTGATTACAGTACCCTGATTGCCCGTATGCGCGATGACATTCCGGCGCTGTTGCATCAGCACAAGACGCCCGGACTGGCTATTGCCCTGGTTGATGGAAACCGTGTCGTTTGGAAGCAGGGATTTGGAAAATCTGTTGATACCGGTGCCGAAGCAGTGTCTTCAGCTACGCGTTTTGGTCTCGGTTCGGCAAGCAGCCTGGTGATCGCGGATGCGGTGCTTCATCTGGCAGAGCAAAACCGTATTGATATCGACAAACCGGTCAGTTTTTATCTTCCGGGGACAGGGTTTCGTAACCGGTTTAACGACAAGATGCCAACCGTACGCGACCTGTTAAGTCACCATGGAGGGCTTCCTTCGGGCCAGATGAAAGGGCGCTGGATACGGGAAAATGAGCAGGTAACCGGTTTGCCCACCACGTTCGATCTTGTTGCGCCACCTCGCCATGTTTACGTCCAGTCGATGATCGGCTCGGAATTGTTGGCAAGACTTGTGTCAAAAGTGAGCGGTCAGGATTACGAAGAGTATGTTGCGGCGCACATATTCGGGCCATCGGGCATGAAGGACGCACTCTACGATGACAAGACTGCAGGCGGAGTTGCCGGTGGTCACCTGGACAGGAAACTTCAACCCCGAACCAGCGTGAGAGACCGGGCCGCGACCGGCCTGTTTGTCAGTATTGATGATATGTCGGCCTACCTTTCAAAGCTGATTGTACGGCCTAGTGCCATGCAGCGACTGGCGATCCAGAATGCGGATGTCCGGCTCGACCTGGGCAGTATGTTTGCCTATGGCTGGGCATTGAGTGCGTTCGATATAGTCAATGCCGGACCGGTGGCGCATTTCAGCGGTGAAGCATTGCACTACCAGTCACAGCTAGTGATGACTCCGTATCACAATCTTGCAGTGGCAGTACTTGCCAATGCAGCGGAGTCGCGAACCCTGGTGGATGAACTGGCACGACGAATCCTGGCCGGCGCACTGCAGCTGAAGGCAGGTATCGAACAGGGGGCGACGCCACGCAAGCTTGCCGGCAAGCCGATAGAGCCAGCAGGCGAGTATGCAACCTGGAAGGGTTACGCCAAGGTCTTCAGGAAAGGCAGGCATTGGCGGTTGCGTCTCAATGATACCAGCCTGTTTTTGATTGAAGATGGCGAGTTTTACCGTATGCAATACCGCCTGCTGGGAATTATGCCCATCAAGGTGCCAGAACTGGAGCATGTTCGACTCGCATTCCGCAAGCTGGATGGAAAATCCCGCATGGTGTCACGATTCAAGGGCTGGGATTTTCTTTTTGGCGAACAAGTGCAGCATCAGCCGCTACAGTCGTCGTGGCGTGAGCGCCCTGGACGCTACAGGGTTATAAACCCGGACAGTGTTGTCAGGCTGTCGGATATTGATCTGGATTACCGAAACGGGTTGCTGTTGCTGTCATACAATGCACCACCCTATATAAAGGACAAGGTTGTCTTTCCAATTGAGCCGATATCGGGTTCGGAGGCAGTCATATCGGGAATTGGCCGCGATCTCGGCCAGCTAGTGAGGTTTACGCGTGTTTCCGGACGAAATCGCATCGAGCTATCGGGTTATGTCGCCGAGCAGCAGTAACGGCTATTGATGACCGGTTTGTTCGACCCACGGCGTCTTGATCGTATCCCATGCTTTCAGTCGCTCGGAAAGCAGCAGCGCCGCATGACGACTCTGCAACCTGTCGACGCTTAGTCGATACCATGTTTTTTCGCCGCTGCTTATTTTGCGAAGGTCGACCGGGTAACCGTAGCGTCGCAATAACCGGGCTATGTCCCTGGCCGGATTAATACCCGGGAGTGAAACAAGATGTGCCGACCATGCCCCCTCGGGTGTGACGGCAATACTGTCTGCATCAATATCCGTTTGCCTGACCCGGTCCGGGAAGCCAGCGGTTGCGTCACGTGTTGCTACGGGCAGCGTATCA
This genomic window from Gammaproteobacteria bacterium contains:
- a CDS encoding phosphatidylglycerophosphatase A; this translates as MGSRVAIPARLLRDPGHFLALGFGSGLVPFAPGTAGTVAAIPVFLLLQSLGWTVYMAVTVVLFVLGIYLCGRTAKTLAVHDHPGIVWDEVVGYLVTMVLVPATPVLIITGFVFFRLFDIWKPWPIRKLDAGVGGGLGIMLDDILAGVYAAAFVQTIMAVQILPSQFLQ
- a CDS encoding beta-lactamase family protein gives rise to the protein MNRSALFRRAGWPATLRVLLLAALVPGLFQPAFAAPVGKALSAAVDYSTLIARMRDDIPALLHQHKTPGLAIALVDGNRVVWKQGFGKSVDTGAEAVSSATRFGLGSASSLVIADAVLHLAEQNRIDIDKPVSFYLPGTGFRNRFNDKMPTVRDLLSHHGGLPSGQMKGRWIRENEQVTGLPTTFDLVAPPRHVYVQSMIGSELLARLVSKVSGQDYEEYVAAHIFGPSGMKDALYDDKTAGGVAGGHLDRKLQPRTSVRDRAATGLFVSIDDMSAYLSKLIVRPSAMQRLAIQNADVRLDLGSMFAYGWALSAFDIVNAGPVAHFSGEALHYQSQLVMTPYHNLAVAVLANAAESRTLVDELARRILAGALQLKAGIEQGATPRKLAGKPIEPAGEYATWKGYAKVFRKGRHWRLRLNDTSLFLIEDGEFYRMQYRLLGIMPIKVPELEHVRLAFRKLDGKSRMVSRFKGWDFLFGEQVQHQPLQSSWRERPGRYRVINPDSVVRLSDIDLDYRNGLLLLSYNAPPYIKDKVVFPIEPISGSEAVISGIGRDLGQLVRFTRVSGRNRIELSGYVAEQQ